The nucleotide sequence TGAGGGATTGGGGAAAGGAGAAATGAGGGAAGAAGGATGAGCACCACTTTGCATCTACGTTGACGCTGATGTAAATGTAAAGCGATGCAGAGTAGAAGTTGCTAATATAGAGTAGAGCTGTGTTACTCTACATCTTCGTCGATAGGGCCATCATccttatcctcttcctcctcattctTCCACAAGAAGCCGTAGAAGTCCCTCCACCATCACAACAATTGattaagaagaaagaaaatataactgagatattaaaattatctttttgctcatCGCTTTCATATTTGCATGTGTCGTTATCTTTTATCGGTAAAAACAATGATGTTAAAATAAatgaagataaatattttatttttataattataaaaaatctaacataaaaatttataattatgaaaattctaatataaaatttttaaatctaagaTGTCAGAAAGATTTAACTACAATGAGTAAATTTATAATTAGCCCTAACAAAAGCATAAAAATAACATATTAGTGACGAGATTTGTTATTGGTGGGAGAAGGTTACAATCTTATAAGTTGAGTTGTAAATACGAAAAAACCCAATAACTACATGGACTGTTAGCCCAAAATGGCTCCATATTCATATTTATctctttatatatttattttcgcTTTATTAAATGACTATTTTAGGATTTATTTGGATATGAAGAATTAAGATCTTTACCAATTCGTAGGTTGTTGAATGAGCATGTGCAGTAGTACGATGACAGCATCAAGCAAATATAACCACAATACATTATTAGAATTTCGTGGCCTTAAACAACAGCTTGCTATAAACAACATAATATATCACGGTGAATTTTAGGGTCCGTTATATCTGTTATAACGGGCTCCATTTTGATGCGgtctgatgaaaccaatcaagtaAATGACGCCCACATGATTACAATGAAGGGTAATTAAGTAAATGACGCCCGACCCCTCCTCTCCATATATATATCAGAAACCCTAGCGAGCACTTCAGGGCGTCATTCGGAGAGATCTCCAACCTTTGCCGCTGCCTCCGCCTCTCGCCGCCCGAACACACCACTGCGCACCAATTTCCTTCACCAATGGCGCCCGTTAAGAAAGCGGTAAGCTTAGTTCCATCCTTTCGATTGTAGGCAGGTGGACGCGTCATCTCTCCTTTTTGATGGCCTCCCATGGGTTTTTGTGATTTGGATGGTGCAGAAGAAGAGTACGGAGAGCATCAACAACAGGCTCGCTCTCGTGATGAAGAGTGGGAAGTACACTCTCGGCTACAAGACCGTCCTAAGATCTCTTCGGAGCTCTAAAGGTTGGCGatgtttattttcttttcataagGACGGCGAGATTTGATCTGATGCTGCATATCGGGAGTCCTATCTGTTGCTTtaacaatttatttattttgaaattactaggaTTTGTGAGGTTCCTAATATTGTAGATCTGCAGCAGTAATCTATACGGGTAGTAGAGGAAAGGGTTTGTTTTCTCATGGAACTATGGATATTGTTTCTTGTTTAAGGCTGGGTGGTTTCGAATTTTGGACGATGGGATTTTAGTTTGTGACATATCTTGTTGTTTGGAGTGGATATGGTTTGGATCAGGGGTTTGGTTCTTAGGCTATTGATTTGTGCCTATGAGCTGATTAGAGTTCTCGTATCAAGTTGGCTTCTCCTGTTTTTTGATTCCGATATCtattagatgatttacttatctttgggAATGTGCGGAAGCCAAAGTGCTGCTTCTTTCATGGGAAAAAGGGTTCTTAGCCTATAATTGCTACATCTTTTCTGTGTATATGGATAAATATCATTCCTGTTCTGTCACTTCTGTTTTATGGATGGCAATTATAGTAGTAAGATTCTTATTGTAGTTACGGGAACTTAATAGCAGGTTTCAGATACCTTCAAAATTCACTATCAAATGCCTTGAAAATGTTATTGAATTCTTCCACTACTAAGCTTTAGAGTGATGCATAAATTGTGAAATTTCCATCTTTCAATATTTTGATAGACACTGGAATGAGGGATATAAAAAAGTGGGTCGAGTGATTAATGCACTGTCGAAATGCTGATAGGTAATTTCAGTTTGCTGTGCTTCTTGTTTCTCTAAGGGTACGAGAAGTCAAGTTATTGAACTTCATTATTTGCTGCAATGTCATGCAAATGTTGCAGAACTGCACCACCATTGATGATGATTTGGTTCTTTCCCCTGAACCTTATGTTGTTCCTTAATTGACTATTAGTCTGATTTTTAAGATTCTGTATCTTTTTTTCATTCCTGTGATGTAAATAGTGCGAATGATAAGGATGCTAGCTTGTTTAAGGATCAAGATTGAGGTTATAAACAGTCATAATCAGCTGAATTGCATGTGTGGCTTATACCATATCCCAATGGCCTTGAATTAGTCAACTAGTAGAAGTCACGCTAGTAAGATTTAAGAAAGGCCTGTACCATCCTTCACAATGGTCTTCACTAGTATTATGGTTTTTCATGGGTTGGCATATAGAGGGATCAAGTTGAAGGTGTTGTTAACCAATGCAAATTTGTGGTCCTGAAACAATGTTATCGGTCTTTGTTAATTTGATAATTTGTGTTAATTTTGATAATGTTATCGGTCATTGTTAATCTTGGCATATATAGGGATATATTTGAAGGTGCTAACCAATGTAAATGTGGTCCTGAAACGATGTTATCGGTCTTTTTTAATTTGATAATGTGTGTTAATTTTGATTTGTTTCCAATTTTAGGTTGCCAGACATATAACATTATCCTCTTATTTGTTTACTCAAGCATATTCTGCATTCTATACTTTTGCTTATGTCAATGTTATATTATTCGTTTTGAGATCGTTTAGCTTATTGAAGAAACTGCTGCTATGTTAGACAATTTAGTATAGAAACTGCAAACTTGTTGGATGAAGTTTTGTTTTTCAGTCTTTCCCTTGTTTGGAGTCTTTTCATTATACATGATAGATTTGCTTTCGCATTATCGAAATTTATTATGTTTCAACAGCCAAGTTGGTTATGATTTCAAACAACTGTCCTCCGCTCCGCAAGTCCGAGATTGAGTACTATGCGATGTTGGCAAAGGTGGGAGTACATCATTTTAGCGGAAGTAAGTCTTTTAGACCCTTGCCAAGACTTAAAATTTGTGCCACTTACGCAACCATAATTTTATTTAGTTCATGTCCATGGAGTAATGGACATGAAATTTCTTCATGATTTACTAATTTTGTTGCATTTACTGGATTTTTTTCCCATAAGTCAGCTTTTGAACTTTTCACACATTTAATAAATTCGATGGATGTGTTACTACCTATCTGGTGCTACCTTGTATCAAGGGAAGATATTACGCTCTTGGAAATAAAATTGTTTGTAATGGGGAGGAGATTAGAGTGAAGAGACATTGCAGGGGGAATAAAAATGATTGGTGTAACTATTAGTTAGATACATGCCCAAGAGTTAGTTTATAACCATGTATTTACAGACTTTTGATTCTAGAATTATTTGCTCTAGACgtaattcaaaaaattataaaattagtaTAGATGTTGCTCGTAAAATACTATTACATTGCTTTCTTATGCTGGGTTGACCATTTTTGTTGTGATTTAAGCTGTGGATGAAAACCTAAAGTGGCTGATGAATCCATGTTCGGTTTGGTCAGCCATATGTTAATAACTATTTCAGAATTGGGGTCGAAGTAATGCCAAGCTTCTACTTATTTGTCCTGAGTCCATGATAAACTTGTTTGTTCTATTTTGGGCAGATTTTGGCCTAAAACTATTCATCTCTTTTCTTCAGTTTAATGTCATAGCTATGATGATTGATTATTTCTTTAATTCTCTTTTGCTGATATGACACTTCAGGCAACGTCGACCTTGGAACTGCATGTGGTAAATATTTCCGTGTTTGCTGCCTCAGCATTATTGACCCTGGTATGTTTGCTCCATCTGCAAACTAGTGAACCTTGATTTACCTTACTAGGTGCCAGATCGTTAGTGTTTGATTATTTGTGTTTCAGGTGACTCTGATATCATCAAGAGCATGCCTGGAGAGCAGTGAGAGGAGAGCGCATGTGGTTTGGGAATTCAATGTGGTTCGCGGCACTTTTCTACTTTTTAGTtgattaaattttggctccagttTGTTGGGATTTTATCGCCACTCTAGATTTATAACCCTCTATAATAGCAGTTGGTTGCCTACTTGAATATCTTGATGCTACTGATTTATGAAATTTTGGTGATGAATATTTAAATTCCAATGAATCTGAATTAGGTTTCACAAATTTCCAACCTC is from Musa acuminata AAA Group cultivar baxijiao chromosome BXJ3-8, Cavendish_Baxijiao_AAA, whole genome shotgun sequence and encodes:
- the LOC135645004 gene encoding large ribosomal subunit protein eL30-like; the encoded protein is MAPVKKAKKSTESINNRLALVMKSGKYTLGYKTVLRSLRSSKAKLVMISNNCPPLRKSEIEYYAMLAKVGVHHFSGSNVDLGTACGKYFRVCCLSIIDPGDSDIIKSMPGEQ